One part of the Actinotignum schaalii genome encodes these proteins:
- the dcd gene encoding dCTP deaminase: MLLSDVDILRSVSEGRIALHPWDPAMVQPSSIDIHLDRFFRLFDNHKYPVIDPAADQSDLTRLVEVPADGEFVLHPGEFVLGSTFEQVTLGNDVAARLEGKSSLGRLGLLTHSTAGFIDPGFSGHVTLELSNTATMPIKLYPGMKVGQFCFFQLSSAANNPYGAGASGSRYQGQRGPTASRSHLNFHRIDVTHYPEADN; the protein is encoded by the coding sequence GTGTTACTTTCCGATGTTGATATTTTGCGTTCCGTGAGCGAGGGCCGCATCGCCCTGCACCCCTGGGATCCGGCGATGGTGCAGCCCTCCTCCATCGATATTCACCTCGACCGTTTTTTCCGTCTCTTCGATAACCACAAATACCCGGTCATCGACCCGGCTGCGGATCAATCCGACCTCACCCGCCTGGTAGAAGTCCCGGCCGACGGCGAATTCGTTTTACACCCGGGAGAGTTCGTGCTCGGCTCCACTTTTGAGCAGGTCACCTTGGGGAACGACGTCGCAGCTCGCCTGGAAGGAAAATCCTCCCTCGGACGCCTGGGACTCCTCACCCATTCCACCGCCGGGTTCATCGACCCGGGCTTCTCCGGGCATGTCACCCTTGAGCTCTCCAATACGGCAACGATGCCGATTAAGCTCTATCCGGGCATGAAAGTGGGCCAGTTCTGCTTCTTCCAGCTCTCCTCTGCGGCCAATAACCCCTACGGAGCCGGCGCAAGCGGTTCGCGCTACCAGGGCCAGCGCGGCCCCACGGCCTCGCGCTCCCACCTTAACTTCCACCGTATCGACGTGACCCACTATCCGGAAGCTGATAACTAA
- a CDS encoding Na+/H+ antiporter subunit A — MAYVLLLFVVGALCAPLVMQRGRFGFAILALLPAGTFLWLLSLIPRILRGDIYQQSLTWVPQLGMDLDIRIDALGLLLALIATGVGAAVLFYSARYFKRDASYLGRFGAIFVAFAGAMLGLVTTDNTIALYIYWELTTVFSFLLIGHYSDRQSSRRAAFQAIIVTTAGGLAMLGGITMLGVMPGGSFSLHELVVASHEATISPGNSALLTSAVVLVLVGAFSKSALVPFHFWLPAAMAAPTPVSAYLHAAAMVKAGVYLVARLAPGFAHNSAWHWMVIILASYTVLLGGYRALKQTDIKLVTAFGTVSQLGLIILFVGYGDSAMLLAGLMLLLAHSLFKSALFLSVGIVDVCTGTRDLRELSNVGRNMPAVATFAGMADASMMGFPPFAAFVAKEGALGALWGGSATDIAVLVLIAVGSALTVAYGLRFWWGAFMRKPCVEDTEVRDVSAVMIWPVGILATAGLVAGLATTPISTFLEQYLAQYPVLAPYQGHLHLWSGFNGPFLVTLAILVAGCLLFWQRHRISAFTQRHAIRTSAEEAYQRIVSGTERFSMTVTARTQSGSLPTYLLTIFWFLLITVGIALLTNPVGTLVVPRLFDSWAQAAVAVVGCLGVLLAAASRHRLKAVILMGIGGYAVALTYEIYGAPDLALTQVLSETLTLVVFVLVLRRLPSYFSSRRTKGTQRFRIVFAAIMGLLFAGLAYLAAGVRTHAPISELFADEGFRFGYGRNIVNVTLVDIRAWDTMGETSVLVVCAVGIASLLFVRDRFGGTDRLRNILGAKSERAQRWRRLGEDPAEYVRNSVRAEEEARRSGRNRVWLASANRPGVASRPMMLQIGTRLVFHTILIISLFFLFAGHNMPGGGFAGGLLAGIALTLRYLAGGRFELGATLPILPAHLLGTGLGLATLSSLAPILLGGSPLQTAKIDMVLPIFGDVHFTTALIFDTGVYIAVVGLVAEILRSLGAEIDRHGEMEEGVWDADIRIEPSHDARQNLREEMESQAGLSERTSPQQEAERLAMAAEQRDAATEGEQQ, encoded by the coding sequence GTGGCATATGTGCTCCTACTATTTGTGGTGGGGGCGCTGTGTGCACCGCTCGTGATGCAGCGCGGGCGTTTCGGTTTCGCGATCCTCGCCCTCCTCCCGGCCGGCACCTTCCTGTGGCTCCTCAGCCTCATTCCCCGTATCCTCCGCGGTGATATTTACCAGCAGTCCCTCACCTGGGTTCCTCAGCTGGGCATGGATCTCGATATCCGCATCGACGCCCTCGGCCTGCTCCTCGCCCTCATCGCCACCGGCGTGGGCGCGGCCGTGCTCTTCTACTCGGCGCGGTATTTCAAACGCGATGCCTCCTACCTGGGCCGCTTCGGCGCGATCTTCGTGGCTTTCGCCGGCGCCATGCTCGGCCTGGTCACCACGGATAACACCATCGCCCTCTATATTTACTGGGAACTCACCACCGTCTTTTCCTTCCTCCTCATCGGCCACTATTCCGACCGCCAATCCTCGCGGCGCGCGGCCTTCCAGGCCATTATCGTGACCACGGCCGGCGGGCTGGCCATGCTGGGCGGAATCACCATGCTGGGCGTCATGCCCGGAGGATCCTTCTCATTGCACGAGCTCGTGGTGGCCTCCCACGAAGCAACAATTTCCCCGGGGAATTCCGCGCTGCTCACGAGCGCCGTCGTACTTGTACTTGTTGGAGCCTTCTCCAAATCAGCCCTGGTGCCTTTCCATTTCTGGCTGCCGGCCGCCATGGCCGCGCCCACGCCGGTTTCCGCCTACCTGCACGCCGCGGCGATGGTCAAAGCGGGGGTGTACCTGGTGGCACGCCTCGCCCCCGGTTTTGCGCATAACTCCGCCTGGCACTGGATGGTCATTATCCTCGCCTCGTACACGGTGCTGCTGGGCGGCTACCGGGCTCTCAAACAAACCGATATCAAATTGGTGACCGCTTTCGGCACGGTCTCCCAGCTCGGGCTCATTATTCTTTTCGTCGGCTACGGGGATTCGGCAATGCTGCTGGCCGGGCTCATGCTGCTGCTGGCCCACTCCCTCTTCAAATCCGCGCTCTTCCTTTCCGTGGGCATCGTGGACGTGTGCACCGGCACCCGTGACCTGCGCGAACTATCCAATGTGGGCCGCAATATGCCCGCGGTCGCCACCTTCGCCGGGATGGCGGATGCTTCCATGATGGGCTTCCCGCCCTTCGCGGCGTTCGTGGCCAAAGAAGGTGCGCTCGGTGCGCTGTGGGGCGGGAGCGCCACCGATATTGCGGTGCTCGTGCTCATCGCGGTGGGCTCCGCGCTCACGGTGGCCTACGGCCTGCGTTTCTGGTGGGGTGCCTTCATGCGCAAACCGTGCGTGGAAGATACCGAGGTGCGTGACGTTTCCGCGGTGATGATTTGGCCCGTGGGGATTTTGGCGACGGCGGGCCTGGTGGCCGGGCTCGCAACCACGCCCATCAGCACCTTCCTGGAGCAGTACCTGGCCCAATACCCGGTCCTGGCCCCCTACCAGGGCCACCTGCACCTGTGGTCCGGCTTCAACGGGCCCTTCCTGGTGACCCTCGCCATCCTCGTGGCCGGCTGCCTCCTCTTCTGGCAGCGCCACCGCATTTCTGCCTTCACCCAGCGCCACGCCATCCGCACCAGCGCCGAGGAAGCCTACCAGCGCATCGTTTCGGGCACCGAACGTTTCTCCATGACGGTTACCGCCCGCACCCAATCCGGTTCGCTTCCCACCTACCTCCTCACCATTTTCTGGTTCCTGCTCATCACCGTGGGAATCGCGCTGCTGACCAACCCGGTCGGCACCCTGGTGGTGCCGCGACTCTTCGATAGCTGGGCGCAGGCCGCGGTGGCGGTTGTGGGGTGCCTGGGCGTGCTGCTCGCCGCGGCTTCCCGCCACCGCCTCAAAGCCGTGATCCTCATGGGAATCGGCGGCTACGCCGTGGCCCTCACCTACGAGATCTACGGGGCGCCGGACTTGGCTCTCACCCAGGTGCTTTCCGAAACTCTCACGCTCGTGGTCTTTGTGCTGGTGCTGCGCCGCCTGCCCTCCTACTTCTCCTCCCGCCGCACCAAAGGCACCCAGCGCTTCCGCATCGTTTTCGCGGCCATCATGGGGCTGCTTTTCGCGGGGCTCGCCTACCTGGCGGCCGGGGTGCGCACCCACGCCCCGATTTCGGAGCTCTTCGCCGACGAAGGCTTCCGCTTCGGGTACGGGCGCAATATCGTCAACGTCACCCTCGTGGATATCCGGGCGTGGGACACCATGGGCGAGACCTCGGTGCTGGTGGTCTGCGCCGTCGGCATCGCCTCCCTCCTCTTCGTACGCGACCGCTTCGGCGGCACGGACCGGCTGCGCAATATCCTCGGCGCTAAAAGCGAACGGGCGCAACGCTGGCGGCGCCTGGGCGAGGACCCGGCGGAATACGTGCGCAACTCGGTGCGCGCGGAAGAAGAAGCGCGGCGTTCGGGGCGCAACCGGGTCTGGCTCGCCTCCGCGAACCGCCCGGGCGTGGCCTCCCGCCCGATGATGCTGCAAATCGGCACCCGCCTGGTCTTCCACACCATCCTCATTATTTCGCTCTTCTTCCTCTTCGCCGGGCACAATATGCCGGGCGGCGGCTTCGCCGGCGGGCTGCTCGCCGGCATCGCGCTGACCTTGCGCTACCTGGCCGGCGGGCGTTTCGAACTGGGCGCCACCCTCCCCATCCTCCCCGCCCACCTGCTGGGAACCGGGCTGGGTCTGGCCACTCTTTCCTCGCTCGCCCCGATCCTATTGGGTGGTAGCCCGCTGCAAACCGCGAAAATCGATATGGTACTTCCCATTTTTGGGGACGTTCATTTTACGACGGCGCTCATCTTTGACACCGGCGTCTATATCGCGGTTGTTGGTCTGGTAGCCGAAATTCTGCGGTCCCTCGGCGCGGAAATTGACCGGCACGGGGAAATGGAAGAAGGCGTGTGGGACGCCGATATTCGCATCGAACCTTCCCACGACGCCCGCCAGAACCTGCGCGAAGAAATGGAATCCCAGGCCGGCCTCAGCGAGCGCACCTCCCCGCAACAGGAAGCCGAACGCCTGGCTATGGCCGCCGAACAGCGCGATGCCGCAACGGAAGGAGAGCAGCAATGA
- a CDS encoding Na(+)/H(+) antiporter subunit C: MSVSLALILMCGVFVAVGVYLILERSLSRVILGLGCLSNGVNILFLIAGGRTGNPPFIGNGSPDLWADPLVMAMMLTAIVITLATTGFLLAMAYRTWQLRDDDEVRDDVEDRAVAVRQQLEESSQRSEVGTDLQETSAEFRDETDTPAPRFGRLGRWNRRHPKRRRHRYVANPNATHGVDGSLGNGKNAGGARR, from the coding sequence ATGAGCGTATCTCTCGCCCTCATCCTCATGTGCGGGGTTTTCGTTGCGGTAGGCGTCTACCTGATTTTGGAGCGCTCCCTCTCGCGGGTCATCCTCGGGTTGGGTTGCCTTTCCAACGGCGTCAATATTCTTTTCCTCATCGCGGGCGGCCGCACCGGCAACCCGCCCTTCATCGGCAACGGCTCGCCGGACCTGTGGGCGGACCCGCTGGTCATGGCCATGATGCTCACCGCCATCGTGATTACCTTGGCTACTACCGGCTTCCTGCTGGCCATGGCCTACCGCACCTGGCAGCTGCGCGACGATGACGAAGTGCGCGACGACGTGGAGGATCGCGCCGTCGCCGTACGCCAGCAATTGGAAGAAAGCAGCCAGCGATCCGAAGTGGGAACAGACTTGCAGGAAACCTCCGCGGAATTCCGCGACGAAACCGATACCCCGGCCCCGCGTTTCGGGCGTCTGGGCCGCTGGAACCGCCGGCACCCCAAGCGCCGCCGGCACCGCTACGTGGCCAACCCGAACGCCACCCACGGTGTGGACGGCTCGCTGGGGAACGGTAAAAATGCGGGAGGTGCGCGGCGATGA